A single window of Rubripirellula lacrimiformis DNA harbors:
- a CDS encoding arylsulfatase, whose amino-acid sequence MKSRIIRLVFCLASFAFSASTQASNPPNVILIFADDLGPGMLGCYGQQVVSTPNIDQLAADGMRFDNYYGAVFCAPARWTLLSGMHDGRKGGWNHTSAGLPIQRDSGKISEQEYQRRLATLKSKAHPIASDEVFLGQVAQSAGYRTAQFGKLDRGFLTWHERVKRFGWDFHEGYYDHARCHGFYPPYLWRNGQRFELPGNHLADCGKTSEKGDEPVGYGGETYSQNVFLQGILKFIRENKDQPFFLYHPTQLPHGPVAIPELHADFANHPTMSLAEKKYASMVKMLDDHVGLIMNELKKQSIDEKTIVVFCSDNGHELYYGPKPAYHAQKLANGQSANLDDKKWRTSECGDIFDGAGGRAGLKRSGYQGGMQCPMIVRWPGKISAGSVTDLLSSHYDFMATLADIGNVPSPPGKDGISYLPTLLGQPQTQTHDYVIVNNHNHRMGSSAVIAGDGFKLVEINRAKDQFQLYNIETDNEERHNLADQLPEKVASLKEILVREIDSDRPDLN is encoded by the coding sequence ATGAAGTCACGAATCATCCGCCTCGTTTTCTGCCTCGCTAGTTTTGCGTTCTCCGCATCCACTCAAGCGAGCAATCCACCGAATGTGATCTTGATTTTTGCCGACGACCTGGGCCCTGGGATGCTGGGGTGCTATGGCCAACAAGTCGTGTCGACTCCGAACATCGATCAATTGGCCGCCGATGGCATGCGGTTCGACAACTACTATGGTGCAGTCTTCTGTGCCCCCGCACGATGGACGTTGTTGTCGGGAATGCACGACGGACGCAAGGGCGGCTGGAACCACACTTCGGCGGGACTGCCGATCCAGCGGGATTCGGGCAAAATATCCGAACAGGAATATCAGCGTCGATTGGCGACTCTGAAATCCAAAGCCCACCCCATCGCGTCCGACGAAGTGTTCCTAGGACAGGTCGCGCAGTCGGCCGGTTACCGAACCGCACAGTTTGGCAAATTGGACCGAGGCTTTTTAACTTGGCATGAACGGGTCAAACGTTTTGGGTGGGATTTCCACGAAGGCTACTATGACCACGCCCGCTGCCATGGATTTTATCCGCCCTATCTATGGCGCAATGGCCAGCGGTTCGAATTGCCAGGCAACCACTTGGCGGACTGTGGCAAAACCAGCGAGAAGGGTGACGAGCCGGTTGGCTATGGTGGCGAAACCTATTCGCAAAACGTATTTTTGCAAGGCATTCTGAAGTTCATTCGCGAAAACAAGGACCAGCCATTCTTTCTGTATCACCCCACGCAACTGCCGCACGGACCCGTTGCGATTCCTGAACTGCACGCGGACTTTGCCAATCATCCGACCATGAGTCTTGCCGAAAAGAAGTACGCATCGATGGTCAAGATGCTGGACGACCATGTGGGGTTGATCATGAACGAATTGAAGAAACAATCGATCGACGAGAAGACGATCGTCGTGTTCTGTTCGGACAATGGGCACGAACTGTATTACGGTCCCAAGCCGGCCTATCACGCCCAAAAACTTGCTAACGGGCAGAGTGCCAATTTGGACGACAAAAAGTGGCGAACATCCGAATGCGGTGACATTTTTGATGGGGCAGGCGGTCGGGCCGGCTTGAAGCGATCCGGGTATCAGGGTGGGATGCAATGTCCGATGATCGTCCGTTGGCCTGGAAAGATCTCGGCCGGATCTGTCACGGACCTTCTGAGTTCGCATTACGATTTCATGGCGACTTTGGCGGACATCGGAAACGTGCCCTCGCCGCCCGGCAAAGACGGCATCTCGTACTTGCCAACACTGTTGGGACAGCCTCAGACCCAAACCCATGACTATGTGATCGTCAACAATCACAACCATCGCATGGGGTCGAGCGCCGTGATCGCTGGTGACGGATTCAAACTAGTCGAAATCAATCGCGCCAAAGACCAGTTCCAGCTTTACAACATCGAAACCGACAACGAGGAAAGGCACAACTTGGCCGATCAGCTTCCGGAAAAAGTTGCATCGTTGAAAGAGATCCTGGTTCGTGAAATCGATTCCGACCGCCCCGATCTCAACTAG
- a CDS encoding right-handed parallel beta-helix repeat-containing protein: MAQRTQIATTLVATRLAIACLLGHACLTGSCLAAPFPAGPAFTDAIPTNAVPTDADTANQRATIDYHVATDGSDDHPGTVQQPFASVHRAQVAARAARVSNPDQAITVHIHPGRYRLRRPLTFQPADSGASRDLPVLYRGVPGGEVVLSGGRDVTDWEKVVEDPGLWKTRLPHADPGGRQVDGDAQDWQIEQLWVNGRRAVRARDPDEGQFYVLLGSSESPQPDEKWVFRHTYATSDGDLRALDGVDPESLKHAELFVFHKWETTREPIVTADPQRNLFTTRGEIMKPHNPMTRDCLYYFENLRAALDSQGEWFLDHDGWLYYRPRDDEDMTSAEVVAATIPRLIDIQGDIRDSVTRVKHLHFEGLKLRHTSFRTPDRGIRSNQAAMNIDSTAVQVDAAEDIQFVDVAVEHVGGTGFWFRKACRDCRVERSRVFDIGVSAVRIGETGLVPDDVRTGGITIDNCILHSGGRVAPHAVGVWIGHSGDNQITHCDVADFFYTAVSVGWRWGYAESGAKRNRIQYNHLHHVGYRILSDMGGVYTLGPSEGTIVSHNVIHDIYATRYGGWGLYPDEGSSHIRFENNLVYNVRDGGFHQHYGRENIACNNIFAFSEEGQIAVTRAEPHRSFTFKRNLVYWDRGHLLGYSGWTQGSKVRMRNNLYWRVGGQPFDFAGKTWQQWQADGNDEGSIIADPMFVDPLNHDFRLAPDSPAKRIGFVPFDIGLAGVQGSADWQDLAKSTSFREPFLVPPSPRFQFDNDFEDDHPVSMLGMSTKSLEGKDNLIRMSDNPDGPGRCLQVQDDPNMKAAYNPHFYWDPKYTTGRSHMSFRIRLDPTSNVACQWRDRSAPYRTGPSLQFSGQAVHSRGRKLLDLPADTWLDVTMEAIQGRPDSQWRVTFGLPNGQSQEVSGLTCDPGWTDTRWVGFISSATDDSSFYLDDVSMRNQ, encoded by the coding sequence ATGGCTCAGCGTACGCAAATTGCAACCACACTTGTCGCAACCAGACTGGCGATCGCTTGCTTGCTTGGACATGCATGTCTGACGGGTTCGTGTTTAGCCGCCCCCTTTCCGGCCGGCCCAGCTTTCACCGACGCCATTCCCACCAACGCCGTTCCCACCGACGCCGATACCGCCAACCAAAGGGCAACCATCGACTACCACGTCGCGACGGACGGATCCGACGATCATCCGGGAACGGTGCAACAACCGTTCGCGTCGGTTCATCGCGCCCAAGTTGCCGCGCGTGCTGCCCGCGTTTCGAATCCAGACCAAGCGATCACGGTTCATATCCATCCAGGCCGGTACAGACTTCGTCGTCCGTTGACGTTCCAACCGGCGGATTCAGGAGCGTCGCGTGATCTGCCTGTTCTTTATCGCGGGGTTCCGGGTGGCGAGGTCGTGCTATCCGGTGGGCGTGACGTCACCGACTGGGAAAAGGTCGTCGAGGATCCTGGGCTGTGGAAGACCCGACTTCCCCATGCGGACCCAGGCGGTCGGCAAGTCGACGGCGACGCGCAAGATTGGCAGATCGAACAACTTTGGGTCAACGGTCGGCGTGCGGTACGCGCTAGAGATCCCGATGAGGGACAGTTTTATGTTTTGTTAGGGTCGAGCGAATCGCCACAGCCGGATGAAAAATGGGTCTTCCGACATACCTATGCAACAAGCGACGGGGACCTGAGGGCATTGGATGGTGTCGACCCCGAATCGCTGAAACACGCTGAATTGTTTGTGTTCCACAAATGGGAAACGACGCGCGAACCGATTGTGACCGCGGACCCCCAACGCAACCTGTTCACCACTCGCGGCGAAATCATGAAGCCGCACAATCCGATGACGCGTGATTGTTTGTACTACTTTGAAAACCTACGCGCGGCTCTCGATTCCCAAGGCGAGTGGTTTTTGGATCACGACGGTTGGTTGTACTATCGGCCCCGAGACGATGAGGACATGACAAGCGCCGAAGTCGTTGCGGCGACGATTCCACGGTTGATCGACATTCAAGGCGACATCCGGGATTCGGTCACTCGAGTCAAACACCTTCACTTCGAAGGGTTGAAACTTCGGCACACTTCCTTTCGGACTCCCGACCGAGGCATCCGATCCAATCAAGCGGCGATGAACATCGACTCGACCGCCGTCCAGGTGGATGCCGCCGAAGACATTCAGTTTGTGGACGTTGCTGTCGAACATGTCGGTGGAACCGGTTTTTGGTTCCGCAAAGCGTGCCGAGATTGCCGAGTCGAACGAAGCCGAGTGTTTGACATAGGCGTATCGGCGGTACGAATCGGCGAGACCGGTTTGGTTCCCGACGATGTACGTACCGGCGGGATCACGATTGACAATTGCATCCTTCACAGCGGTGGTCGCGTCGCCCCGCACGCCGTCGGCGTTTGGATCGGCCATAGCGGTGACAATCAGATCACCCACTGTGACGTCGCCGATTTTTTCTACACCGCGGTGTCGGTGGGATGGCGATGGGGCTATGCCGAAAGCGGTGCCAAGCGAAACCGGATCCAGTACAACCATCTGCATCACGTGGGGTACCGGATCCTGAGCGACATGGGCGGCGTCTATACGCTAGGTCCGTCCGAAGGCACCATCGTTAGCCACAATGTGATCCACGATATCTATGCGACCCGCTACGGCGGGTGGGGGCTTTATCCGGACGAGGGCAGTTCGCACATTCGGTTCGAAAACAATCTGGTTTACAACGTTCGCGACGGAGGGTTTCACCAGCACTACGGACGCGAGAACATCGCTTGCAACAATATTTTTGCCTTCAGCGAAGAAGGGCAGATCGCAGTGACCCGTGCCGAGCCTCATCGTTCGTTCACGTTCAAGCGCAATCTGGTGTACTGGGACCGAGGCCATCTGCTGGGATACTCGGGATGGACGCAGGGATCCAAGGTGCGGATGCGAAACAATCTGTACTGGCGTGTCGGTGGCCAGCCGTTCGATTTTGCGGGCAAAACTTGGCAGCAATGGCAGGCCGATGGAAATGACGAAGGTTCCATCATCGCGGATCCGATGTTCGTTGATCCGCTGAATCACGACTTTCGATTGGCACCCGATTCGCCCGCCAAAAGAATTGGTTTTGTCCCCTTCGATATCGGTTTGGCGGGCGTGCAGGGATCTGCGGATTGGCAGGACTTGGCAAAATCCACCTCCTTTCGTGAACCATTTCTCGTGCCACCATCGCCACGCTTCCAGTTCGACAACGATTTCGAAGACGATCACCCGGTGTCGATGCTGGGGATGTCGACCAAGAGTCTGGAGGGGAAAGACAACCTGATCCGTATGTCGGACAACCCGGATGGCCCCGGACGATGTCTGCAGGTTCAAGACGATCCCAACATGAAGGCAGCTTACAACCCGCACTTCTACTGGGATCCCAAGTACACCACAGGCCGTTCGCACATGTCGTTTCGGATCCGGTTAGACCCGACATCCAATGTGGCGTGCCAATGGCGTGATCGTTCCGCCCCGTATCGAACCGGACCTAGCCTGCAGTTCAGCGGTCAAGCGGTGCATAGCCGAGGACGTAAACTGTTGGACCTTCCCGCCGATACGTGGCTCGACGTCACCATGGAAGCGATCCAGGGACGGCCCGACAGTCAGTGGCGTGTCACGTTCGGTTTGCCCAACGGACAATCTCAAGAGGTGTCCGGTCTGACCTGTGACCCGGGTTGGACAGACACCCGGTGGGTTGGATTCATATCGTCGGCAACCGACGATTCCTCGTTCTATCTGGACGATGTTTCGATGCGAAACCAGTGA
- the dsrP gene encoding sulfate reduction electron transfer complex DsrMKJOP subunit DsrP: MSSIPAKESHTTSYPKFIGRSLWLATEGSFAFYAWMTMLTALFLVGANAWANQVAGGMIGTNMTDQVSWGLYIANFTFMVGLAAGGVMMVIPAYLYHDRKMHDVVIIGELLAIAAIVMCLMFVVADLGRPDRFWHMIPVIGKFNFPISMLTWDVIVLNVYLLLNLHVCGYLLYMRYLGRKPNPTWYIPVVMLSIVWAISIHTVTAFLYCGLGGRPFWNTALLAPRFLASAFVSGPAFIIVSLILIKKLTGIGGLDGPIATLTKIIRVTILINLLMVASELFTEFYTGGSHVSAAKYLFFGLHGKTALVPWTWTAIGLNVTAALLFLWPGTLRFRWRPLLVAACCMAFVGAWIEKGMGLIIPGFVPSTLHEIVEYVPSQLEWKVTVGIWAFGLMVFTIAIKTALPTLKHPAEH; encoded by the coding sequence ATGAGCAGCATTCCCGCGAAAGAGTCACACACCACGAGCTATCCGAAATTCATCGGTCGTTCGTTGTGGTTGGCCACCGAAGGTTCCTTTGCATTCTATGCCTGGATGACGATGCTGACCGCATTGTTCTTGGTCGGTGCCAATGCGTGGGCCAACCAGGTCGCCGGCGGCATGATCGGCACCAACATGACGGACCAAGTCAGTTGGGGTCTGTACATCGCCAACTTTACTTTCATGGTCGGGTTGGCGGCCGGTGGCGTGATGATGGTGATCCCGGCGTACCTGTATCACGACCGCAAAATGCACGACGTCGTGATCATTGGCGAATTGCTTGCCATCGCCGCCATTGTCATGTGTCTGATGTTCGTCGTCGCAGACCTGGGTCGCCCCGACCGGTTCTGGCACATGATTCCGGTCATTGGAAAGTTCAACTTCCCGATCTCCATGCTGACCTGGGACGTGATCGTCCTGAATGTATATCTGCTGTTGAATCTGCACGTCTGCGGTTACTTGCTTTACATGCGTTATCTCGGTCGCAAACCCAACCCAACTTGGTACATCCCCGTCGTGATGCTGTCGATCGTGTGGGCGATTTCGATCCACACGGTCACCGCGTTCCTGTACTGTGGACTGGGCGGGCGACCGTTCTGGAACACCGCACTGCTGGCACCACGATTTCTAGCGTCCGCTTTCGTCTCGGGCCCCGCCTTCATCATCGTTTCGCTGATCTTGATCAAAAAACTGACTGGAATCGGCGGATTGGATGGACCGATTGCGACGTTGACTAAGATCATCCGTGTGACGATCCTGATCAACCTGTTGATGGTCGCATCGGAACTGTTCACCGAGTTCTATACCGGTGGTTCGCATGTTAGCGCGGCGAAGTATCTGTTCTTTGGCTTGCACGGCAAGACCGCGTTGGTGCCATGGACGTGGACAGCGATCGGGCTGAACGTCACCGCGGCGCTGCTATTCCTGTGGCCGGGAACACTGCGTTTCCGCTGGCGTCCATTATTGGTGGCGGCTTGCTGCATGGCGTTTGTCGGCGCCTGGATCGAAAAGGGCATGGGCCTGATCATTCCCGGCTTCGTACCAAGCACGCTGCACGAGATCGTCGAATACGTGCCTAGCCAACTGGAATGGAAAGTCACCGTCGGCATCTGGGCCTTTGGATTGATGGTGTTCACCATCGCCATCAAGACCGCATTGCCGACGCTGAAACATCCCGCCGAGCACTAA
- a CDS encoding endonuclease/exonuclease/phosphatase family protein — protein MNLRTRFQLADHNMTDDTGDGLHCPTLADNQSSIQPSANRRHNMRYLPTALILVAASIAWLTFDDPVHADEPVQIKVLCYNIHHAEGVDSKLDLQRIAKVIQSVAPDIVALQEVDRNATRSQSVDQPAELARLCKMEVVFGANIPLQGGHYGNAILSRHPIMEQRNHLLPNLENGEQRGVLVAEIQMPSIPQTLVMFATHLDHRRADHERVASAQMINELATKYKNQPAILAGDMNDVIDSATLNTLEKRWTRTNPKPLPTIPVTDPTRQIDFVLVSAQDRWKVVDVTVLSEAVASDHRPILATLELSPATNP, from the coding sequence ATGAACCTTCGTACCCGATTCCAATTGGCCGACCACAACATGACCGACGATACCGGCGATGGACTCCATTGCCCAACACTTGCAGACAATCAAAGCTCCATTCAACCTTCCGCAAACAGACGACACAACATGCGATACCTCCCCACTGCATTGATCCTGGTAGCCGCTTCGATTGCCTGGCTAACTTTCGACGATCCGGTCCACGCTGATGAACCGGTCCAAATAAAAGTACTGTGCTACAACATTCATCACGCCGAAGGTGTGGATTCGAAGTTGGATTTGCAACGTATCGCGAAGGTCATCCAGTCCGTCGCCCCCGACATCGTGGCTCTGCAAGAAGTTGATCGAAACGCTACTCGATCCCAATCGGTTGACCAGCCGGCAGAATTGGCACGCTTGTGCAAAATGGAAGTTGTGTTTGGTGCGAACATTCCGCTGCAGGGCGGCCACTACGGCAATGCGATTCTGTCCCGACATCCGATCATGGAACAGCGAAACCATTTGCTTCCCAATTTGGAAAATGGCGAGCAACGTGGCGTGTTGGTGGCCGAAATCCAAATGCCGTCCATTCCTCAAACGCTGGTCATGTTTGCGACCCACCTCGACCACCGACGCGCTGATCACGAGCGGGTTGCATCCGCCCAAATGATCAACGAACTAGCGACGAAGTACAAAAACCAGCCTGCGATTCTGGCCGGTGACATGAACGACGTGATCGACAGCGCCACCTTGAACACGTTGGAAAAACGATGGACGCGAACCAATCCGAAACCGTTGCCGACGATTCCTGTGACAGATCCGACCAGACAGATCGACTTTGTCCTGGTTTCAGCACAGGACCGCTGGAAGGTCGTTGATGTGACCGTGCTTTCCGAGGCCGTTGCATCGGATCACCGCCCGATCCTGGCCACACTGGAACTGTCGCCCGCCACCAACCCGTGA
- a CDS encoding S9 family peptidase produces MNLSFLNRTLPLAITLIVLPQAFAQDLETSNLAPADAPQSALWQKIQPNFSPPPQWAGKFGDYPSPLRFADGTQVKTPADWKRRRAEIASQWETLLGKWPPLITKPQVEILDTQRRDGLTQHRIRFAWTPDQHTTGYLLIPDGDHPRPAVLTVFYEPETAIGQGKPNRDFAIQLAKRGFVTLSIGTSEASATKTYSLYYPSIEDANVAPLSMLAYAAANAWYVLADRPEVDSNRIGIVGHSFGGKWAMFGSCLFDKFACAAWSDPGIVFDESRESVNYWEPWYLGYHPKPWRKRGLITDSNPARGLYPRLTAEGHDLHELHALMAPRPFLVSGGSEDPPKRWEPLNHSIEVNRVLGYQDRVGMTNRPDHSPNDESNETIYSFFEHVLKPTPN; encoded by the coding sequence ATGAACCTTTCCTTTTTGAATCGCACTTTGCCTCTGGCAATCACCTTGATCGTTTTGCCGCAGGCGTTTGCGCAAGACCTGGAAACGTCGAACCTTGCACCTGCCGACGCACCGCAATCTGCGCTGTGGCAAAAGATCCAGCCCAATTTTTCGCCACCACCACAGTGGGCGGGCAAGTTCGGTGACTACCCATCACCGCTTCGGTTCGCAGACGGCACGCAGGTCAAGACACCCGCGGACTGGAAACGCCGGCGCGCCGAGATCGCATCGCAGTGGGAAACGCTGCTGGGGAAATGGCCCCCTCTGATCACAAAACCACAGGTCGAGATTCTGGACACCCAGCGGCGCGATGGTTTGACCCAACATCGCATCCGTTTTGCATGGACACCCGACCAGCATACGACGGGCTATCTGCTGATTCCCGACGGTGATCATCCACGCCCCGCGGTGCTGACGGTCTTCTACGAACCCGAGACGGCGATCGGCCAGGGAAAACCGAACCGTGACTTTGCTATTCAACTTGCCAAACGCGGTTTCGTCACCTTGTCGATCGGGACAAGCGAAGCATCGGCGACGAAAACTTATTCGCTTTACTATCCCAGCATCGAAGACGCCAACGTGGCTCCGCTTTCGATGTTGGCCTATGCGGCCGCCAACGCTTGGTACGTATTGGCCGACCGACCGGAAGTCGATTCGAACCGTATTGGGATCGTGGGACACTCGTTTGGTGGCAAGTGGGCAATGTTTGGATCCTGTCTGTTCGACAAGTTCGCATGTGCGGCGTGGTCAGATCCTGGAATCGTGTTCGACGAATCTCGAGAAAGCGTCAACTATTGGGAACCGTGGTACCTGGGGTACCATCCTAAACCGTGGCGAAAACGCGGCTTGATCACCGATTCGAATCCTGCACGCGGGCTCTACCCCCGGTTGACCGCGGAAGGCCACGATTTGCATGAACTGCATGCGTTGATGGCACCACGGCCGTTCTTGGTGTCCGGTGGATCCGAGGATCCGCCCAAACGCTGGGAACCGCTGAACCACAGCATCGAAGTCAATCGAGTTCTGGGGTACCAAGACCGCGTTGGCATGACCAATCGCCCAGACCATTCTCCCAACGATGAATCCAACGAAACGATCTATTCGTTCTTTGAACATGTCTTGAAACCCACCCCAAACTAG
- a CDS encoding cupin domain-containing protein: MDQLPGKLIDLNDVGSGDDPKPKLLIKTGPMNVMRLVLSAGKSIAEHKAAKEITVQCVAGAVEFTTMGETLRMTPGTMLFLPPGELHSLMATEDSVVLVTKAN; the protein is encoded by the coding sequence ATGGACCAACTACCTGGAAAGCTGATTGACCTGAACGATGTTGGCAGCGGCGACGATCCCAAGCCAAAGCTACTGATCAAGACCGGGCCGATGAACGTCATGCGACTGGTCCTGTCGGCCGGCAAGTCGATTGCCGAGCACAAAGCGGCCAAAGAGATCACCGTGCAGTGCGTCGCGGGGGCCGTTGAATTCACGACGATGGGCGAAACCCTACGGATGACTCCGGGGACGATGCTGTTCCTGCCACCGGGCGAATTGCACAGCCTGATGGCGACCGAGGATTCGGTCGTGTTGGTCACCAAAGCGAACTGA